The proteins below are encoded in one region of Anguilla anguilla isolate fAngAng1 chromosome 3, fAngAng1.pri, whole genome shotgun sequence:
- the LOC118222442 gene encoding SPRY domain-containing SOCS box protein 4, producing MGLTLCRWLCPDRTWRKRAPPSLSSSPFHPLAVTTPFRLAVLLDGPPACFTGPKSSWSPVHHSPNFSLSRDGTVAQRTPAEQSTDGVRGAEGEQGGLHVWAVDWDPAERGSHAVLGVSTQHCPLQASGYTALVGGDAESWGWELGSNEVWHNGVPCGRYPRMGTELGEQEREQRPLLAVPGRVLMVLDGDAGTLGFVVDGCFLGMAVWNLPLGVRLFPAVSSVWGGSRITLRYLNGGPREPPSLTSLCRLSVRLSLGRDRETPPALERLLWHVPPGLKPLLRNSTC from the exons ATGGGCCTCACTCTTTGCCGGTGGCTGTGTCCTGACCGCACTTGGAGAAAAAGGGCCCCGCCCTCTTTGTCCTCCTCACCCTTCCACCCTCTGGCTGTGACCACACCGTTCCGACTGGCTGTCCTGTTGGACGGCCCGCCTGCCTGCTTCACTGGCCCCAAGTCCTCTTGGAGCCCCGTGCACCACTCCCCCAACTTCTCCCTCTCCCGGGACGGGACTGTGGCTCAGCGCACTCCTGCGGAGCAGAGCACGGACGGGGTGCgaggggcagagggggagcAGGGTGGGCTGCACGTGTGGGCGGTAGACtgggacccagcagagagggggagccATGCCGTGCTGGGGGTGTCCActcaacactgccccctgcaggcgtCTGGGTACACAGCGCTGGTGGGAGGAGACGCTGAGTCTTGGGGCTGGGAGCTGGGctccaatgaggtttggcacaACGGCGTGCCGTGCGGCCGCTACCCCAGGATGGGGACAGAGCTGGGGGAACAGGAGCGAGagcagcgccctctgctggccgtGCCAGGTCGTGTGCTGATGGTGCTGGACGGGGATGCTGGGACTCTGGGCTTTGTGGTGGACGGCTGCTTCCTGGGCATGGCTGTGTGGAATCTGCCTCTCGGGGTGCGGCTCTTTCCtgcagtgagcagtgtgtggggggggtcccGCATCACCCTGCGCTATCTCAATGGAGGACCCA GAGAGCCCCCGTCACTCACATCTCTGTGCCGCCTCTCAGTCCGCTTGTCcctggggagggacagggagacaCCCCCTGCCCTGGAGAGACTCCTCTGGCATGTCCCACCTGGTCTAAAGCCACTTCTCAGGAACAGCACTTGCTAG
- the actl6b gene encoding actin-like protein 6B: protein MSGGVYGGDEVGALVFDIGSFSTRAGYAGEDCPKADFPTSLGVLVEEEGGGELGAEQEKAAGRTFYLDTNALHVARAGVELFSPLKNGMIEDWEAFQAILDHTYCKHIKSEPSLHPVLMSEAPWNTRAKREKLTELMFEHYNIPAFFLCKTAVLTAFANGRATGLVLDSGATHTTAIPVHDGYVLQQGIVKSPLAGDFITMQCRELFQEMNIDITPPYMIAAKEPVREGAPPNWTKKDKLPPVTKSWHTYMCNEVIQDFQASVLQVSDSPYDEQVAAQMPTVHYEMPSGYATDYGAERLRIPEGLFDPSNVKGLSGNTMLGVGHVVTTSIGMCDIDIRPGLYGSVIVTGGNTLLQGFTERLNRELSQKAPPSMRLKLIASNSSMERRFSPWIGGSILASLGTFQQMWISKQEYEEGGKQSVERKCP from the exons GCCGATTTCCCAACCTCCCTGGGGGTGCTGGTGGAGGAAGAGGGTGGAGGCGAGCTGGGGGCAGAGCAGGAGAAGGCAGCAGGGAGAACCTTTTACCTGGACACCAATGCGCTGCACGTGGCCCGGGCTGGGGTGGAGCTCTTCTCTCCCCTGAAGAATGGCATGA tTGAGGACTGGGAAGCCTTCCAGGCCATACTGGACCACACCTACTGCAAGCACATCAAGTCAGAACCCAGCCTGCATCCAGTGCTGATGTCTGAAGCTCCA TGGAACACGCGGGCAAAGAGGGAGAAGCTCACAGAGCTGATGTTTGAACACTACAATATCCCAGCGTTCTTCCTCTGCAAGACAGCAGTGTTAACAGC ATTTGCTAATGGGAGGGCGACTGGTCTTGTGCTTGATAGTGgagccacacacacaactgccatcccagtgcatgatgggtatgtccttcagcaag GCATTGTCAAATCTCCTCTGGCTGGGGACTTCATCACCATGCAGTGCAGGGAGCTGTTCCAGGAGATGAACATTGACATAACCCCTCCATACATGATCGCTGCCAAG GagccagtgagagagggagcaccCCCAAACTGGACAAAGAAAGACAAACTTCCACCTGTCACCAAGTCCTGGCACACTTACATGTGCAAT GAGGTGATTCAGGATTTCCAAGCGTCTGTACTGCAGGTATCCGACTCCCCCTACGATGAACA AGTGGCTGCCCAGATGCCCACCGTGCACTATGAGATGCCTAGCGGCTACGCCACTGACTATGGCGCTGAGAGACTGCGTATCCCAGAGGGCCTCTTTGACCCCTCCAATGTCAAG gGTCTTTCTGGGAACACTATGTTGGGAGTAGGACATGTGGTCACAACCAGCATTGGCATGTGTGACATTGACATCCGGCCT GGTCTGTACGGGAGTGTCATCGTCACTGGAGGGAACACCTTGCTCCAGGGTTTCACAGAGAGGCTTAATAGGGAATTGTCCCAGAAGGCACCTCCG AGTATGAGGCTGAAGCTCATAGCGAGCAATAGCTCTATGGAGCGTCGGTTTAGCCCGTGGATTGGAGGTTCTATACTGGCCTCGCTG GGTACCTTTCAGCAGATGTGGATCTCTAAGCAAGAGTATGAGGAAGGGGGCAAACAGAGCGTGGAGAGAAAATGCCCCTGA